The proteins below are encoded in one region of Trueperaceae bacterium:
- a CDS encoding SRPBCC family protein has protein sequence MGTFVLSLDIGRRVQDVFSFLADSENTPVWYEAVQAVRKLTPGPVRAGTRYEMVRHLPQGRVENEVEVSELETNERVTLRSLSGPTPFTYRYLLAPAGGGTRLTLEGEITGEGLTGPAALLAPLAGPFFKRGMAANLETLKRHLEGGGRG, from the coding sequence ATGGGCACGTTCGTGCTGAGCCTCGACATCGGTAGGAGGGTGCAGGACGTCTTCTCCTTCCTCGCCGACAGCGAGAACACGCCGGTCTGGTACGAGGCGGTGCAGGCGGTTCGCAAGCTCACGCCCGGCCCCGTGCGCGCAGGCACCAGGTACGAGATGGTCAGGCACCTGCCGCAGGGCCGGGTCGAGAACGAGGTGGAGGTCAGCGAGCTCGAGACGAACGAGCGCGTGACGCTCCGCAGCCTCAGCGGTCCGACGCCCTTCACCTACCGCTACCTGCTCGCGCCGGCCGGCGGCGGGACGCGCTTGACGCTCGAGGGAGAGATCACCGGCGAGGGCCTGACGGGTCCGGCCGCCCTGCTGGCGCCGCTGGCAGGCCCGTTCTTCAAGCGGGGCATGGCAGCCAACCTGGAGACGCTCAAGCGGCACCTCGAGGGTGGGGGGCGCGGCTGA
- a CDS encoding alpha/beta hydrolase — protein sequence MSWVTTNDGTAIFYKDWGQGPTVMLSHGWPLNADAWDPQMLFLAQNGYRAVAHDRRGHGRSTQASSGNDMDTYADDLEAVMKALDLTDVVLVGHSTGGGEVAHYVGRHGTRRIRKVVLISAVPPRLLQTESNPQGIPTEVWDGFRKSLFDDRAQFFREFAVVFYGTNRDGSRVSQATLDHFWGLCMQVGLKNVYECIDALSATDFTEDLRRFDVPTLLIHGEDDQVVPIDITARKSARLIPDVREIYYPAAPHGIPTTHQDRVNADLLAFIRDESDVYARERETARADARL from the coding sequence ATGAGCTGGGTCACCACCAACGACGGCACCGCGATCTTCTACAAGGACTGGGGTCAGGGCCCAACCGTCATGCTCTCGCACGGCTGGCCGCTGAACGCTGACGCCTGGGATCCGCAGATGCTGTTCCTAGCGCAGAACGGCTACCGCGCCGTCGCTCACGACAGGCGCGGACACGGACGCTCCACGCAGGCCTCGTCCGGCAACGACATGGACACCTACGCGGACGACCTCGAGGCGGTGATGAAGGCGCTGGACCTGACCGACGTGGTCCTGGTCGGACACTCCACGGGCGGGGGCGAGGTGGCGCACTACGTCGGGCGGCACGGGACCCGGCGGATCCGCAAGGTCGTCCTCATCTCCGCGGTGCCGCCTCGGCTGCTCCAGACCGAATCGAACCCGCAGGGGATCCCGACGGAGGTGTGGGACGGTTTCCGCAAGTCCCTCTTCGACGACCGCGCCCAGTTCTTCCGTGAGTTCGCGGTCGTCTTCTACGGGACGAACCGGGACGGGTCGCGGGTCTCGCAGGCCACGCTCGACCACTTCTGGGGCCTCTGCATGCAGGTCGGGCTCAAGAACGTGTACGAGTGCATCGACGCCCTGTCCGCCACCGACTTCACGGAGGACCTGAGGAGGTTCGACGTGCCGACGCTGCTGATCCACGGCGAGGACGACCAGGTCGTTCCCATCGACATCACGGCGAGGAAGTCGGCGCGCCTCATTCCGGACGTGAGGGAGATCTACTACCCCGCCGCCCCGCACGGGATCCCGACCACGCACCAGGACCGGGTCAACGCCGACCTGCTCGCGTTCATCCGCGACGAGAGCGACGTCTACGCGCGCGAGCGCGAGACCGCCCGTGCGGACGCCAGGCTGTAG
- a CDS encoding AAA family ATPase produces MRGRQRERQALDALLADVRADEGRVLVVRGEAGVGKSALLDYLAERAAGCQLLRATGVESEMELPYAGLHQFCAPILPHLDALPQPQRVALGTAFGLNAGAAANPFLVGLAVLSLMAQAAGERPLVCLLDDAQWLDRPSALLLAFVARRLLAEPIAMVFAVREPSEVRELAGLPELTLDGLAAADARALLDSVMIGRVDDRIRDRIVAETRGNPLALLELPHGLSVGELAGGFALPDARPLARRIEQSYLQRVRRLPDATQDLLLVAAAEPMGDAELLRRATERLGMGAGAAAPAESAGLIEVDLNVRFCHPLARSAVYRAATARARSEVHRALAESTDPEADPDRRAWHLGRATLAPDEAVAASLERSADRARSRGGSAAEAAFLKRAADLTPEPGPRAARALAAARATFEAGAPEAAHELLIAAEVGPLDDLQRARLGRLHAQIEFARRRGSEAPPMLLEAALRLEPLNAELARETFLEAFAAALFTGRFDASGSLVAIAEAARAAPAGPRPPRPIDLLLDGLATRFTAGHAAGVPLLRAALAAFEAAAAPEGDASTPWLWLAWFVAGDLWDSDRWYGLAERATALAREAGALNILPVCLESAAAARVYAGEFTAAAALVQESDSISEATGNAPLRYSSLVLAAWRGDEARTAGLVEARLRDAVASGEGRVVGLAEYASGVLYNGLSRYDAALAAARRACEHDDLELSGFALLEVIEAGAHSDAHDASVALERLEERTLTSGSDWALGVLARSRALLSAGSTAEALFQEAIDYLERSHVVVHLARAHLVYGEWLRRENRRAQARGHLRTAHEMLSDFGAEAFAERARRELLATGETVRRRTLDSRDLLTPQELQIARLAAMRHTNPEIGSQLYISPRTVEYHLHKVFAKLSISSRKELEAALGSVEQPARAARRPGPRG; encoded by the coding sequence TTGCGTGGCCGACAGCGCGAGCGCCAGGCGCTCGACGCGCTGCTCGCCGACGTGCGCGCCGACGAGGGACGCGTGCTGGTGGTGCGCGGCGAGGCCGGGGTGGGCAAGTCGGCGCTGCTCGACTACCTGGCGGAGAGGGCCGCAGGGTGTCAGCTCCTGCGGGCGACGGGCGTCGAGTCGGAGATGGAGCTCCCCTACGCCGGGCTCCACCAGTTCTGCGCGCCCATACTCCCTCACCTCGATGCCCTGCCCCAACCGCAGCGCGTCGCGCTGGGCACGGCCTTCGGCCTGAACGCCGGCGCGGCGGCCAACCCCTTCCTCGTCGGACTGGCCGTCCTCAGCCTCATGGCCCAGGCGGCGGGAGAGCGGCCGCTCGTCTGCCTCCTCGACGACGCCCAGTGGCTGGACCGGCCCTCGGCTCTACTGCTCGCCTTCGTCGCGCGCCGCCTGCTGGCGGAGCCGATCGCCATGGTCTTCGCGGTCCGCGAGCCCAGCGAGGTCCGAGAGCTCGCGGGCCTGCCGGAGCTGACCCTCGACGGGCTGGCCGCCGCCGACGCGCGGGCCTTGCTGGACTCCGTGATGATCGGTCGCGTGGACGACCGCATCAGGGACCGCATCGTCGCCGAGACGCGGGGGAACCCGCTGGCGTTGCTGGAGCTGCCCCACGGCCTGAGCGTGGGCGAGCTCGCCGGCGGGTTCGCTCTCCCCGACGCGCGGCCGCTGGCGAGGCGCATCGAGCAGAGCTACCTACAACGCGTGCGGCGCCTGCCCGACGCGACGCAAGACCTCTTGCTCGTCGCGGCGGCCGAGCCCATGGGTGACGCCGAGCTCCTGCGGCGGGCCACCGAGAGGCTCGGCATGGGCGCGGGCGCCGCGGCGCCCGCCGAGTCCGCCGGTCTCATCGAGGTCGACCTCAACGTGCGCTTCTGCCACCCCCTGGCGCGCTCGGCCGTCTACCGCGCCGCGACCGCCCGCGCGCGCAGCGAGGTGCACCGCGCCCTAGCGGAGTCGACCGACCCGGAGGCCGATCCTGACCGTCGGGCTTGGCACCTCGGCCGGGCGACGCTGGCGCCAGACGAGGCGGTGGCGGCCTCGCTGGAGCGATCGGCGGACCGCGCCAGGAGCCGCGGTGGCAGCGCCGCCGAGGCGGCGTTCCTCAAGCGCGCCGCCGACCTCACGCCCGAACCGGGGCCGCGCGCCGCGCGGGCGCTCGCCGCGGCGCGGGCGACGTTCGAGGCCGGCGCTCCGGAGGCGGCCCATGAGCTCCTCATCGCCGCCGAGGTCGGGCCGCTCGACGACCTCCAGCGGGCGCGGCTCGGGCGCCTCCACGCCCAGATAGAGTTCGCCAGGAGACGGGGGAGCGAGGCCCCGCCGATGCTCCTAGAAGCCGCCCTGCGGCTCGAGCCGCTCAACGCCGAGCTGGCTCGGGAGACGTTCCTGGAGGCGTTCGCCGCCGCGCTGTTCACCGGCCGGTTCGACGCCTCTGGCAGCCTCGTCGCCATAGCCGAGGCCGCGCGAGCCGCCCCGGCGGGTCCGCGGCCGCCGCGCCCCATCGACCTGCTGCTGGACGGGCTCGCCACGCGCTTCACGGCCGGGCACGCGGCCGGCGTGCCGCTGCTGCGCGCGGCGCTGGCGGCGTTCGAGGCGGCGGCGGCGCCAGAAGGCGACGCCTCGACCCCGTGGCTGTGGCTGGCCTGGTTCGTCGCCGGTGACCTCTGGGACAGCGACAGGTGGTACGGCTTGGCGGAACGCGCGACCGCGCTGGCCCGCGAGGCCGGGGCGCTCAACATCCTCCCCGTCTGCCTCGAGAGCGCCGCCGCTGCCAGGGTGTACGCCGGCGAGTTCACCGCGGCCGCGGCGCTCGTCCAGGAGTCCGACTCGATCAGCGAGGCGACCGGCAACGCGCCGCTGCGCTACAGCTCGCTGGTGCTGGCGGCCTGGCGCGGCGACGAGGCGCGGACGGCAGGGCTCGTCGAGGCCCGCCTGCGAGACGCCGTCGCCAGTGGCGAGGGTCGCGTGGTCGGGCTCGCGGAGTACGCGTCGGGCGTCCTCTACAACGGGCTGAGCCGCTACGACGCCGCCCTGGCCGCCGCGCGCAGGGCCTGCGAGCACGACGACCTCGAGCTCAGCGGCTTCGCCCTCCTCGAGGTGATCGAGGCCGGCGCCCACAGCGACGCCCACGACGCGAGCGTCGCCCTGGAGCGGCTCGAGGAGCGGACCCTGACGTCGGGGTCCGACTGGGCGCTCGGCGTCCTCGCTCGCTCGAGGGCCCTGCTCAGCGCCGGCAGTACCGCCGAGGCGCTCTTCCAGGAGGCCATCGACTACCTCGAGAGGAGCCATGTCGTCGTCCATCTCGCCCGCGCCCACCTCGTCTACGGCGAGTGGCTGCGCCGGGAGAACCGACGCGCGCAGGCGCGAGGCCACCTGCGCACCGCCCACGAGATGCTGAGCGACTTCGGCGCCGAGGCGTTCGCGGAGAGGGCGCGCCGCGAGCTCCTGGCCACGGGCGAGACGGTGCGCAGGCGCACGCTCGACTCCCGTGACCTGCTCACCCCCCAAGAGCTGCAGATCGCTCGCCTCGCCGCCATGCGGCACACGAACCCCGAGATCGGGAGCCAGCTCTACATCAGCCCCCGAACGGTCGAGTACCACCTGCACAAGGTCTTCGCCAAGCTGAGCATCTCCTCGCGCAAGGAGCTCGAGGCGGCGCTGGGGAGCGTCGAGCAGCCGGCTCGTGCGGCTCGGCGACCGGGTCCGCGCGGGTAG
- a CDS encoding D-alanyl-D-alanine carboxypeptidase family protein produces MNPRGTRSARRVLGLLLLLAAGAWLYVASTASPVEAYVAAPRPVCGGAPEDAATVAGGLLPAGATPLDGHLPGIANLDPALLSALRAASRRAARDGVRIEVNSGWRSREQQARLLCEAVARYGSAAEAERWVAPADASLHVTGDAVDVGPAPAASWLSVHGARFGLCRVYRNEPWHFELRTNAVEEGCPPLYRDAASDPRLEG; encoded by the coding sequence GTGAACCCGAGAGGCACCCGGTCGGCGCGACGCGTCCTGGGCCTCCTGCTCCTTCTCGCCGCGGGCGCCTGGCTCTACGTCGCGTCCACGGCGTCGCCGGTCGAGGCCTATGTGGCCGCGCCGCGGCCCGTGTGCGGCGGCGCGCCGGAGGACGCGGCGACGGTCGCCGGCGGCCTCCTGCCCGCCGGCGCCACGCCTCTCGACGGCCACCTGCCCGGCATCGCCAACCTGGACCCCGCGCTTCTGTCGGCGCTGCGCGCGGCCTCGCGGCGCGCCGCCCGGGACGGGGTCCGCATCGAGGTGAACAGCGGCTGGCGCTCCCGCGAGCAGCAGGCCCGCCTGCTGTGCGAGGCGGTCGCGAGGTACGGCTCCGCGGCGGAGGCCGAGCGCTGGGTCGCCCCCGCGGACGCGTCCCTCCACGTCACCGGCGACGCCGTCGACGTCGGTCCGGCGCCCGCCGCGTCCTGGCTGTCCGTGCACGGCGCTCGCTTCGGCCTCTGCCGCGTGTACCGCAACGAGCCGTGGCACTTCGAGCTGCGGACGAACGCCGTCGAGGAGGGCTGCCCGCCCCTGTACCGCGACGCGGCCAGCGATCCGAGGCTGGAGGGGTGA
- a CDS encoding response regulator transcription factor: MRVLVVEDEPLMAEAIRDGLRLEAIAADVALDGDAALEMLSVNDYDVAVLDRDVPGPSGDEVAASIVASGSGLPILMLTAADRLVDKVSGFEIGADDYLTKPFELKELVMRLRALHRRREIKRPPVLELAGLRLDPFRREVYRDGRYVALTRKQFAVLEVLVQAGGGVVSADELLERAWDENADPFTNAVRITISSLRKRLGEPWLIATVPGVGYKIAVDGAGEGA; this comes from the coding sequence GTGCGCGTGCTGGTGGTCGAGGACGAGCCGCTCATGGCCGAGGCCATCCGCGACGGGCTGCGGCTGGAGGCCATCGCGGCCGACGTCGCCCTGGACGGCGACGCGGCGCTCGAGATGCTGAGCGTGAACGACTACGACGTCGCCGTCCTCGACCGCGACGTCCCCGGTCCGTCGGGGGACGAGGTGGCCGCGAGCATCGTCGCGTCGGGGAGCGGCCTGCCCATACTCATGCTCACCGCCGCGGACAGGCTGGTCGACAAGGTGTCGGGCTTCGAGATCGGCGCCGACGACTACCTGACGAAGCCGTTCGAGCTCAAGGAGCTCGTGATGCGCCTGCGCGCGCTGCACCGCAGGCGCGAGATCAAGCGGCCTCCGGTCCTCGAGCTGGCCGGGCTCCGGCTGGACCCGTTCAGGCGCGAGGTCTACCGCGACGGCCGGTACGTGGCGCTGACCCGCAAGCAGTTCGCCGTGCTCGAGGTGCTGGTGCAGGCAGGGGGCGGCGTGGTGAGCGCGGACGAGCTGCTCGAGCGCGCCTGGGACGAGAACGCCGACCCGTTCACGAACGCCGTGAGGATCACGATCTCGTCGCTGCGGAAGAGGCTCGGCGAGCCCTGGCTGATCGCCACGGTGCCGGGCGTGGGCTACAAGATCGCCGTGGACGGCGCGGGCGAGGGGGCGTGA
- a CDS encoding HAMP domain-containing sensor histidine kinase, whose amino-acid sequence MSRRPGVSVRLRLTLSYAGFLVVAGTVLLAIVWVFLLRYVPPGAVRTIGGFVPGRDDLIRAFAPKAAWGFAFLLVFGLVGGWVLAGRMLAPLERITRAARKASQGSLSHRIELEGRKDEFRELADAFDNMLARLEAQVAEQQRFAANASHELRTPLAITQTLLEVARNDPGHDREELIERLLAVNARSIELTEALLLLSRSDRRGFEREPVDMSLVVEEAVETLLPLAERRGVDVDVGGEPATTVGSHALLLQMTTNLVHNAIVHNLEEGGEVRVRTTAEAGRVVLSVENTGPVLSPHVVSTLTEPFQRGPGRVRRGHAGVGLGLAIVESVCRAHDGDVRLAPRDGGGLVVTARLPLASEPEARTALSGPAPRPGLEPRPRPRQPLGRGRSA is encoded by the coding sequence GTGAGTCGGCGCCCGGGCGTGAGCGTGCGGCTGCGGCTCACCCTCAGCTACGCCGGGTTCCTGGTGGTGGCGGGCACGGTGTTGCTCGCGATCGTGTGGGTGTTCCTGCTGCGCTACGTCCCTCCCGGCGCGGTGCGGACGATCGGCGGGTTCGTGCCCGGCCGCGACGACCTGATCCGCGCCTTCGCGCCCAAGGCGGCCTGGGGGTTCGCGTTCCTGCTGGTGTTCGGCCTCGTCGGCGGCTGGGTCCTGGCCGGCCGGATGCTCGCGCCCCTCGAGCGCATCACCAGGGCGGCCCGCAAGGCGTCGCAAGGGTCGCTGTCGCACCGGATCGAGCTCGAGGGGCGCAAGGACGAGTTCCGGGAGCTCGCCGACGCCTTCGACAACATGCTGGCCAGGCTCGAGGCGCAGGTCGCGGAGCAGCAGCGCTTCGCGGCCAACGCCTCCCACGAGCTGCGCACGCCGCTGGCGATCACGCAGACGCTCCTCGAGGTGGCCCGCAACGACCCGGGGCACGACCGGGAGGAGCTCATCGAGCGCCTTCTGGCCGTGAACGCACGGTCCATCGAGCTGACCGAGGCGCTGCTCCTCCTCAGCCGCAGCGACCGCAGGGGGTTCGAGCGCGAGCCTGTCGACATGTCGCTGGTCGTCGAGGAGGCCGTGGAGACGCTGCTCCCGCTGGCGGAGAGGCGGGGCGTCGACGTCGACGTGGGAGGGGAGCCCGCGACCACCGTGGGCTCGCACGCCCTGCTCCTGCAGATGACGACGAACCTCGTGCACAACGCGATCGTCCACAACCTGGAGGAGGGCGGCGAGGTGAGGGTCAGGACTACCGCCGAGGCCGGGCGCGTCGTGCTCAGCGTGGAGAACACGGGCCCGGTCCTCTCGCCGCACGTCGTGTCGACGCTGACCGAGCCGTTCCAGCGCGGTCCCGGTCGCGTCCGCCGCGGCCACGCCGGCGTGGGCCTGGGGCTGGCGATCGTCGAGAGCGTCTGCCGGGCTCACGACGGCGACGTGAGGCTCGCCCCCCGCGACGGCGGCGGGCTGGTCGTGACGGCGCGCCTGCCGCTCGCCTCGGAGCCGGAGGCCAGGACCGCGCTCAGTGGGCCGGCGCCGCGCCCGGGGCTCGAGCCGCGGCCGCGCCCCCGCCAGCCCCTCGGCAGAGGTCGGTCCGCCTGA
- a CDS encoding copper-translocating P-type ATPase encodes MHEHEAHEHAAHHGAAEDRAAHGVDGPAAHDPATHDKHAGHTPEMFRDRFWLSLVLTVPILYFSEQVQAWLGYQAVSFPGSEWVNPALATVLYLYGGLVFLQGARHELAARQPGMMTLIGLAITVAYVYSVAVALGAPGMPFFWELATLLSVMLLGHWLEMASVKGASRALEELTKLMPTLAHRLTPDGQVEDVPLGALRPGDTVLVRPGEQVPADGVVVDGASSVNEAFLTGESRPVPKEPGTEVVAASVNGEGALTVAVTRTGDDTTLSQVQRLVREAQASRSRFQALADRAAGWLFYVAIAAGAVTFVAWSLAEPGLQQAITRAVTVLVIACPHALGLAIPLVTVNATAMSARHGILVRGREAFERARDVRTVAFDKTGTLTEGAFGVRRVYAEGVTEQEAVRIAAALELRSEHPLGRAVVEHAEAIGAPRADVDAFEVVAGKGVRGRVDGSAYAVGRPEWSAEQGLALPAGLERGLAEAEGRGESVIALMDEDRVLALFALSDRVRQGAKTAISELHRMGVRAVMITGDSEAVARTVAEELGIDRYYARVLPQEKAGLVREIKQGGPTAYVGDGINDAPALVEADLGIAIGAGTNVAIESADLVLVENDPLDVLAALRLSHATYRKMVQNLFWATGYNAVAIPLAAGVLAWAGVLLSPAVGALFMSLSTIVVAVNAMTLRRTDLCRGAGGGAAAARAPGAAPAH; translated from the coding sequence GTGCACGAACACGAGGCGCACGAGCACGCTGCGCATCACGGCGCGGCGGAGGACCGCGCGGCGCACGGGGTGGATGGGCCTGCGGCCCACGACCCCGCCACGCACGACAAGCACGCCGGGCACACGCCCGAGATGTTCCGCGACCGCTTCTGGCTGAGCCTGGTCCTGACGGTCCCGATCCTCTACTTCAGCGAGCAGGTCCAGGCGTGGCTGGGGTACCAGGCCGTCAGCTTCCCCGGCAGCGAGTGGGTGAACCCCGCGCTCGCCACGGTGCTCTACCTCTACGGCGGGCTCGTCTTCCTGCAGGGCGCCCGGCACGAGCTCGCCGCGAGGCAGCCGGGGATGATGACGCTGATCGGCCTCGCGATCACCGTCGCGTACGTCTACAGCGTCGCCGTGGCGCTGGGCGCGCCCGGCATGCCGTTCTTCTGGGAGCTCGCGACGCTGCTGAGCGTGATGCTCCTGGGCCACTGGCTCGAGATGGCGAGCGTGAAGGGCGCCTCGCGCGCGCTCGAGGAGCTGACGAAGCTGATGCCGACGCTCGCCCACCGCCTCACGCCGGACGGCCAGGTCGAGGACGTGCCCTTGGGCGCCCTCAGGCCAGGCGACACGGTCCTCGTGCGGCCGGGCGAGCAGGTGCCGGCCGACGGCGTGGTCGTCGACGGCGCCAGCAGCGTCAACGAGGCGTTCCTCACCGGCGAGTCCAGGCCCGTCCCGAAGGAGCCGGGCACGGAGGTGGTGGCCGCCAGCGTCAACGGCGAGGGCGCGCTCACCGTGGCGGTGACGCGCACCGGCGACGACACCACCCTCTCGCAGGTCCAGCGACTGGTTCGGGAGGCTCAGGCCTCGCGCAGCCGCTTCCAGGCGCTCGCCGACCGCGCGGCAGGGTGGCTCTTCTACGTCGCGATCGCGGCCGGAGCCGTGACGTTCGTGGCGTGGTCCCTGGCCGAGCCCGGCCTGCAGCAGGCGATCACGCGCGCGGTGACGGTCCTCGTCATCGCCTGCCCGCACGCGCTCGGCCTGGCGATCCCCCTCGTCACGGTCAACGCCACCGCCATGAGCGCCAGGCACGGGATCCTGGTGCGCGGTCGCGAGGCGTTCGAGCGCGCCAGGGACGTCCGCACGGTGGCGTTCGACAAGACCGGCACCCTCACAGAGGGCGCCTTCGGCGTGCGGCGCGTGTACGCCGAAGGCGTCACGGAGCAGGAGGCGGTGAGGATCGCCGCGGCACTGGAGCTGCGCAGCGAGCACCCCCTCGGCCGGGCCGTCGTGGAGCACGCCGAGGCCATCGGCGCGCCGCGCGCGGATGTCGACGCCTTCGAGGTGGTAGCCGGCAAGGGCGTGAGGGGCCGCGTGGACGGAAGCGCCTACGCCGTGGGACGGCCCGAGTGGTCGGCCGAGCAGGGCCTCGCCCTCCCTGCGGGGCTCGAGCGCGGACTGGCGGAGGCCGAGGGACGCGGCGAGAGCGTGATCGCCCTCATGGACGAGGACCGCGTGCTGGCCCTCTTCGCGCTCTCGGACCGCGTGAGGCAGGGCGCTAAGACGGCGATAAGCGAGCTCCACCGCATGGGCGTGCGCGCGGTGATGATCACCGGCGACTCCGAGGCGGTCGCGAGGACCGTCGCCGAGGAGCTGGGCATCGACCGCTACTACGCCCGCGTGCTGCCCCAGGAGAAGGCCGGGCTGGTGCGCGAGATCAAGCAGGGCGGGCCGACGGCGTACGTGGGCGACGGCATCAACGACGCCCCGGCGCTGGTGGAGGCAGACCTCGGCATCGCTATCGGCGCCGGCACGAACGTCGCGATCGAGTCGGCCGACCTCGTCCTGGTCGAGAACGACCCGCTCGACGTGCTCGCCGCCCTCAGGCTCTCGCACGCGACCTACCGGAAGATGGTCCAGAACCTCTTCTGGGCGACGGGCTACAACGCCGTCGCGATCCCGCTCGCCGCCGGCGTCCTCGCCTGGGCGGGCGTGCTGCTCTCGCCCGCCGTCGGCGCGCTGTTCATGAGCCTCTCGACGATCGTCGTCGCGGTGAACGCCATGACGCTCAGGCGGACCGACCTCTGCCGAGGGGCTGGCGGGGGCGCGGCCGCGGCTCGAGCCCCGGGCGCGGCGCCGGCCCACTGA